One region of Oligoflexus sp. genomic DNA includes:
- a CDS encoding carbohydrate-binding domain-containing protein has translation MMKWSRGLLAPCIMLSLFACKRNQASDLDSANSYPFCTDKAIDPDGDGWGWENEKSCRVPTPCRSAASDPDGDGWGWENQRSCKVAARATATAAATGSDAYFQMERTALKSYAVGPIPNPSEISALVSSGFPKPDTDKERALRAHTTLMKWGQDAIAQAFLLRELTGSQQLNAARDLRNRLLRFVNFGENFGNRLDEANYGNLSLELIWFVGNMVRAAQILTDTSAALGNQANWTSQDRNLFSAWASRLASQYFELGVYPAGLSNRKASQLEVLMRIAVLKGDQETLRAHRNALETLILNAIDARGIVPEDSPRDKYHPQFFLAAALQALELGKQRGLPRLGPAAAQKLVTAIQYSAVTNTNAAAPAEFPKVQSTPPNFEIPFWYLVPIFHSDYGKELSPQIKQMVQENYKNASRFDFTMNWGFNAYAVKHRL, from the coding sequence ATGATGAAATGGTCACGTGGACTTCTCGCACCCTGCATCATGCTTTCCTTATTCGCTTGCAAACGCAACCAGGCATCAGATCTTGATAGCGCAAATTCCTATCCATTCTGTACAGACAAAGCCATTGATCCCGATGGCGATGGATGGGGCTGGGAAAATGAAAAAAGCTGCCGGGTTCCGACGCCTTGCCGATCGGCGGCCTCAGATCCCGATGGCGATGGATGGGGCTGGGAAAATCAGCGTTCCTGTAAGGTGGCCGCACGGGCCACGGCCACGGCCGCAGCCACGGGATCCGATGCTTATTTTCAAATGGAACGCACGGCTCTGAAATCCTATGCGGTCGGACCCATTCCCAATCCTTCGGAAATTTCCGCGCTCGTAAGCAGCGGCTTTCCCAAACCGGATACCGACAAGGAGCGGGCGCTCCGGGCTCATACGACACTGATGAAGTGGGGCCAGGACGCGATCGCCCAGGCCTTCCTTCTTAGGGAACTCACAGGATCGCAGCAGCTGAACGCTGCTCGTGATCTACGCAATCGCCTGCTTCGCTTCGTCAATTTCGGCGAAAATTTCGGCAATCGCCTCGACGAAGCCAACTATGGGAATCTGTCCCTGGAACTGATCTGGTTCGTGGGCAACATGGTCAGAGCCGCTCAAATCCTGACCGACACGAGTGCCGCCCTTGGCAACCAGGCGAACTGGACGAGTCAGGATCGCAACCTGTTTTCGGCCTGGGCCTCGCGTCTCGCCAGTCAATACTTTGAGTTAGGCGTTTATCCGGCTGGTCTTTCCAACCGGAAAGCCTCGCAGCTTGAAGTCTTGATGCGTATTGCCGTTCTCAAGGGTGATCAGGAAACCCTGCGGGCCCATAGGAATGCTCTTGAGACTTTGATCCTGAATGCGATCGACGCGCGCGGAATCGTGCCCGAGGATAGCCCTCGCGACAAATACCATCCCCAGTTCTTCCTGGCTGCCGCCCTTCAGGCTCTGGAGCTGGGCAAGCAGCGGGGTCTGCCGCGCCTTGGTCCTGCGGCCGCGCAAAAGCTCGTAACGGCGATTCAATATTCAGCCGTGACCAACACCAACGCTGCGGCTCCAGCCGAATTCCCCAAAGTCCAGAGCACGCCGCCGAACTTCGAGATTCCTTTCTGGTATCTCGTTCCCATTTTCCATAGTGATTACGGCAAGGAACTTTCGCCTCAGATCAAACAGATGGTTCAGGAGAACTATAAGAACGCGAGCCGTTTTGATTTCACTATGAACTGGGGTTTCAATGCGTATGCCGTGAAGCATCGCCTCTAA
- a CDS encoding non-ribosomal peptide synthetase/type I polyketide synthase, with the protein MSDVKSHSEIKLAELFSQQMEIMREQIELLKKERREEPSPATPDPSIGRTKIAVIGMAGRFPGARNVAEFWQNLNAGVESITTFAPHEIDPAVPVEERTHPNYGRSRGVLEDADKFDAEFFRINPREAKLIDPQQRVFLEVAYEALQDAGYDPDRFPGEIGVYGGIGDNYYHIHNVLDKKDLIQKVGSLAANVGNMKDYVATRVSYKLNLRGPSISLNTACSTSLVAVDQAVLGLRNQTCDIALAGASSIYVPQKAGFMHGPGLPFASDGHIRPFSSDATGVMFSDGAGIVVLKRLDDAMRDRDHIYGVIIGSAINNDGLEKMSFFAPSADGQTKVITKALKDANVSAETLSFIEAHATGTLLGDPVEFEGLKAAFAPFTQKKGFCALGAFKGNIGHTDAAAGVTGLIKALLALKHKTLPPNINFKSPNPSIDLDQSPFYIPTSAVRLKSGTQPLRAGISAFGFGGTNAHVIIEEAPAAKVQNSSKPAHILLLSGETQGALERNTQTLAAHLRAHPQESLSAIEYTLAAGRKSFAQRRFVVASTVEEAREKLNRNELSAAVAPQKGRPLAFMFPGQGTQSLNMGKALYENEAVFRKAFDSCADILLPILGLDIRNLVYPQRGSEETAEQQLAQTCYAQPALFAIQYALAQYFLQLGLKPNALVGHSLGEFTCATLSGVLDLKDALFLVAQRGKLMQSMAPGSMLSVNLSESEARLLLDATIDIAAINGPKQCVLAGSSEKLSALKAELEMKGIGCRALKTSHAFHSPTVDAISDDFMKLLNGITFRAPRIPYVSTLTATWITAEQAQSPRYWAQHMRQAVRFFDSIRTLWAAQPYLLLELGPRDTATVLARKASSDPARFKAIPTLTGDDPYRSFLHAIGQLWSEGASLDWEQFFAGETRQRIPLPTYSFEKVSHWLETIPAEGRPAVTTTLEENNEEPKPVSIANNLITLPSENLKEKIRAIFIEASGMSMAPSHDDLGFLELGFDSLTLTQVSASLKREFRVDLPNGLLIKQEQTLNRLSAWLEKQAATAAPSNSSSMIQVASSTKSLASFSQRRMWMHAQVNPEATTYNIPIYFSIQGALDAGILAESLKSVVSRHDVLRSSYHLEQDRIYQKVSETSPAELDIIDLSHLPGKEAATELHSRLHQLGRIPFRLDQGSLIRFHLFKIHEQEHVFLLHVHHIVFDLISIQRFLSEVGQVYKNLCLGLAVDRTKPRVQYADFVAWQQDWIASGAMDQQIAFWQKHLGTSALPVLKLPTDRPRPKMQPEVDRFVTLTIPKEPLRPLWEQAAKMGATPFMLVLAGYKYLLMLLSGQRDVVVGTTIASRTHPETQDMIGFFANTLALRSGVQERTAFLDFLRQIKDMTLAAFDHQDAPLDEVMRKLELRRDPAINPLFQTFFSFEKVKKETYDMGSVLMKFMGDVSRAAPATDLNIWVEEHPEELRIVAEYSQNLFDAETITGFMQTFGTVMKALAEHPQATLEDLQKPVSIAAEPEADEAVAAFKSIIQDILGLEHVDMKKSFPYQGGHSLLAIRLIEKIQKTYGIEIELKDILKAPALQHILDAIQLAQAASAPVETPEIKGSIHQLVTESCQEHPERIALRYRNKTMTRAELDRRSNRVARYLQKNGVRPGDIVGISMDRSMELIVGMLGILKSGAAYLPMDPAYPNDRLSYMAENSGLNLILTEEEYADTLSMPAGVRMIAMDEEAAAIVACSDAALDLELPPQSLAYVIYTSGSTGKPKGVQIPHSSAVNFLHSMRKAIDFQSHDVLMALTTICFDISVLEIFLTLASGATLILMDSESALDGKKLAQTIDDYGVTFFQATPSGWRILTESGWKGSGNLTGLCGGEAFPRDLAEKLIPRLKAIYNVYGPTEATVWATYHQLTSPEDHKIIGRPLENYSIHILDEKLHPLPAGEIGDLYIGGQSLALGYMNRPDLTSERFLPSPFVRGERIYNTGDRARFVDDGAIEYISRADDQVKIRGYRIELGEIEAVANTHEAVKLSAAVVHEFSPGDQRIVLFVNARPALPFSEHELKDFMRKSLPDYFLPNMVKVIDAIPLTHNGKIDRKILKASCAANAEQERPRNKSGSTEDFLRELWKNRLKVSDFSNDSTFFDLGGYSLLAIILAKEISDATGKSISLADLLTSTFEQLVYRLDHAPGEQPSAMQQPLERRSSLQ; encoded by the coding sequence ATGTCAGATGTCAAAAGCCATTCAGAAATCAAACTCGCAGAACTGTTTTCCCAGCAGATGGAAATCATGCGGGAACAAATCGAGCTTTTGAAAAAAGAGCGTCGCGAAGAGCCTTCGCCGGCCACGCCTGACCCCTCCATCGGCAGAACCAAAATCGCCGTCATCGGCATGGCAGGACGTTTTCCAGGCGCACGCAACGTAGCCGAATTCTGGCAGAATCTGAATGCTGGCGTCGAATCCATCACAACCTTTGCACCACATGAAATTGATCCCGCTGTTCCCGTCGAGGAACGGACTCATCCGAATTATGGCCGTTCCCGGGGTGTGCTGGAGGATGCCGATAAATTTGATGCTGAGTTCTTTCGCATCAATCCGCGCGAAGCCAAGCTCATCGACCCGCAGCAGCGTGTATTCCTGGAAGTAGCCTATGAGGCTCTGCAGGATGCCGGTTACGACCCCGACCGCTTTCCGGGCGAAATCGGGGTCTATGGTGGAATCGGCGACAATTATTACCACATCCATAACGTTCTGGATAAAAAAGATCTGATCCAAAAGGTGGGCAGTCTGGCCGCCAATGTCGGCAACATGAAAGATTATGTGGCGACCCGTGTTTCCTATAAATTAAATCTGCGTGGCCCCAGCATAAGTCTGAACACGGCCTGCTCGACCTCTCTGGTCGCCGTTGATCAAGCCGTCCTTGGACTTCGCAACCAAACCTGCGACATCGCTCTGGCCGGCGCATCGTCCATCTATGTTCCGCAAAAGGCGGGCTTCATGCATGGGCCGGGTCTGCCGTTTGCGAGCGATGGACATATTCGTCCCTTCAGCTCCGATGCCACAGGCGTGATGTTCAGTGATGGTGCGGGCATCGTGGTTCTGAAAAGACTCGATGATGCCATGCGTGATCGCGATCATATCTATGGCGTTATCATCGGCAGTGCCATCAATAATGATGGCCTGGAGAAAATGAGTTTCTTTGCCCCCAGCGCGGATGGTCAGACCAAGGTCATCACCAAGGCCCTCAAGGATGCCAATGTCTCGGCGGAAACACTCTCCTTTATTGAAGCCCACGCGACAGGCACCCTTCTGGGTGACCCGGTGGAATTTGAAGGTCTTAAAGCCGCCTTTGCCCCCTTCACGCAAAAGAAGGGTTTTTGCGCCTTGGGTGCCTTCAAAGGCAATATCGGGCATACGGATGCAGCGGCGGGTGTTACGGGCCTGATCAAAGCTCTACTGGCTCTTAAGCACAAAACTCTGCCGCCCAATATCAATTTCAAAAGCCCCAATCCCTCGATCGACCTTGATCAGTCGCCCTTTTATATTCCTACAAGCGCCGTGCGTCTCAAATCTGGAACGCAACCCCTGCGGGCGGGCATAAGCGCCTTCGGCTTCGGCGGCACCAACGCTCACGTCATCATCGAGGAAGCGCCGGCGGCCAAAGTTCAGAACAGCAGCAAGCCCGCTCATATCCTTCTTCTCTCGGGTGAAACCCAAGGGGCTTTGGAACGGAACACCCAGACCTTGGCCGCGCATCTGCGCGCTCATCCGCAGGAAAGTCTGTCGGCTATCGAATATACTTTGGCGGCCGGACGCAAATCCTTTGCTCAAAGACGCTTCGTGGTGGCTTCGACGGTCGAGGAAGCGCGGGAAAAGCTGAATCGCAATGAACTGTCTGCAGCCGTCGCCCCGCAGAAGGGTCGACCCTTGGCCTTCATGTTTCCTGGTCAAGGGACGCAGTCTTTGAATATGGGCAAGGCCCTCTATGAAAATGAGGCCGTCTTCCGCAAGGCTTTTGATAGCTGCGCGGATATACTGCTGCCTATTCTTGGGCTTGATATTCGGAATCTGGTCTATCCGCAGCGAGGCTCGGAAGAAACGGCTGAACAGCAGCTGGCCCAAACCTGCTATGCGCAGCCGGCTCTCTTTGCCATCCAGTATGCATTGGCCCAGTATTTCCTTCAGCTGGGCCTGAAACCCAATGCCCTTGTGGGTCATAGTCTCGGCGAGTTTACCTGCGCGACGCTGAGCGGCGTCCTTGATCTGAAAGATGCTCTCTTCCTCGTGGCACAGCGCGGCAAGCTTATGCAGTCCATGGCCCCAGGGTCCATGCTGTCGGTGAATCTGAGTGAGTCCGAAGCCCGTCTTCTTCTGGATGCCACGATTGATATAGCCGCCATCAACGGCCCCAAACAATGCGTGCTGGCAGGATCGTCCGAAAAGCTGTCCGCTTTGAAAGCTGAACTCGAAATGAAGGGTATCGGCTGCCGGGCGCTGAAGACTTCGCATGCCTTTCATTCACCGACGGTGGATGCGATCAGCGACGACTTTATGAAGCTTCTGAATGGCATTACATTCCGGGCTCCTCGCATACCTTACGTCTCCACTCTGACCGCGACCTGGATTACGGCCGAGCAGGCGCAGAGCCCACGCTATTGGGCTCAGCATATGCGTCAGGCGGTTCGCTTTTTCGATAGCATCCGAACGCTGTGGGCCGCACAGCCCTATCTTCTTCTGGAGCTGGGTCCGCGTGATACGGCCACGGTTTTGGCTCGCAAGGCCTCGTCAGATCCGGCTCGTTTCAAAGCCATACCGACTCTGACCGGCGATGATCCGTATCGAAGCTTCCTTCACGCCATAGGTCAGCTCTGGAGCGAAGGCGCTTCGCTCGACTGGGAACAGTTTTTCGCAGGGGAAACGCGGCAGCGGATTCCTCTCCCAACCTATTCCTTTGAAAAAGTGAGCCACTGGCTTGAAACCATCCCCGCCGAGGGCAGGCCAGCAGTCACGACCACGCTTGAGGAAAACAACGAGGAGCCCAAGCCGGTTTCCATCGCAAACAACCTCATCACCTTGCCCTCAGAAAATCTTAAAGAAAAAATTCGGGCGATCTTCATCGAAGCATCTGGAATGTCCATGGCTCCTTCCCATGATGACCTTGGCTTTTTGGAGCTTGGCTTTGACTCGCTGACGCTCACCCAGGTATCGGCAAGCCTGAAGCGCGAGTTCCGCGTTGATCTTCCCAACGGCCTTTTGATCAAGCAGGAACAGACTCTGAACCGCCTCAGCGCCTGGCTGGAAAAGCAGGCAGCAACAGCCGCACCTTCGAACTCCTCATCCATGATCCAGGTCGCGTCGTCCACCAAATCTTTGGCTTCCTTCAGCCAAAGGCGCATGTGGATGCATGCCCAGGTGAATCCTGAAGCGACGACTTATAATATTCCGATCTATTTTTCGATCCAGGGTGCTTTGGATGCAGGGATCCTGGCTGAGAGTCTGAAAAGTGTCGTCAGCCGACATGATGTTCTGCGCTCCAGCTATCATCTGGAACAGGACCGCATTTATCAAAAGGTCAGCGAAACGTCGCCGGCCGAACTCGATATCATCGACCTTTCCCATTTGCCGGGAAAAGAAGCCGCAACCGAGCTTCATAGCCGTCTTCATCAGCTCGGCCGGATTCCTTTCCGTCTCGACCAGGGCTCGCTGATCCGCTTCCACCTCTTCAAGATCCATGAGCAGGAGCATGTGTTCCTGCTCCACGTCCATCACATCGTATTTGACTTGATTTCGATTCAGCGCTTTTTGTCCGAAGTCGGCCAGGTCTATAAAAATCTCTGCCTCGGCCTTGCCGTTGACCGCACCAAACCACGCGTTCAGTATGCAGATTTCGTTGCCTGGCAGCAGGACTGGATCGCCAGCGGGGCCATGGATCAGCAGATTGCCTTCTGGCAAAAACATCTCGGGACGTCCGCGCTTCCCGTCCTGAAGTTGCCTACCGATCGTCCGCGGCCGAAGATGCAGCCGGAAGTGGACCGCTTCGTGACTCTTACAATTCCAAAAGAGCCCTTGCGTCCCCTCTGGGAACAGGCCGCAAAAATGGGAGCCACTCCCTTTATGCTGGTCCTTGCAGGCTATAAATACCTGCTCATGCTGCTCTCAGGTCAGCGTGATGTCGTGGTCGGCACGACGATCGCCAGTCGCACGCACCCCGAGACGCAGGATATGATCGGCTTCTTTGCCAATACCCTGGCGCTCCGCAGTGGAGTGCAGGAGCGGACCGCTTTCCTCGACTTTTTGCGTCAGATCAAGGACATGACCCTTGCCGCTTTTGATCATCAGGATGCCCCACTCGACGAGGTCATGCGCAAACTCGAACTTCGTCGGGATCCGGCCATCAATCCCCTTTTCCAAACCTTTTTCTCGTTCGAAAAGGTTAAAAAAGAAACCTATGACATGGGTTCCGTACTTATGAAATTCATGGGGGACGTATCGCGCGCTGCCCCAGCCACGGACCTTAACATCTGGGTCGAAGAGCATCCTGAAGAGCTTCGCATCGTCGCTGAATACAGTCAGAATCTCTTCGATGCGGAAACGATTACGGGCTTCATGCAGACGTTTGGAACAGTGATGAAAGCGTTGGCAGAACATCCTCAGGCGACGCTTGAGGATCTGCAGAAACCCGTCTCCATAGCTGCAGAGCCTGAAGCGGATGAAGCCGTCGCTGCATTCAAAAGTATCATCCAGGATATTCTGGGTCTTGAGCATGTGGATATGAAAAAGAGCTTCCCTTATCAGGGCGGCCATTCCCTGCTCGCCATACGTCTTATTGAAAAAATCCAAAAGACCTACGGCATCGAAATCGAGCTGAAGGACATACTGAAAGCCCCCGCCCTGCAGCATATCCTGGATGCCATCCAGCTGGCTCAGGCTGCTTCGGCTCCGGTGGAAACGCCTGAGATCAAAGGTTCGATCCACCAGCTCGTAACCGAGAGCTGTCAGGAGCATCCCGAGAGGATCGCTCTTCGCTATCGCAACAAAACCATGACACGCGCTGAACTTGACCGTCGCTCAAATCGCGTGGCCCGTTATCTGCAAAAAAATGGTGTACGGCCAGGGGACATCGTCGGAATATCGATGGATCGTTCCATGGAACTGATCGTTGGCATGCTGGGCATCCTGAAATCAGGAGCCGCCTATCTGCCGATGGATCCCGCCTATCCCAACGATCGACTCAGCTATATGGCGGAAAATTCCGGATTGAATCTTATCCTGACTGAAGAGGAATATGCCGACACCCTGAGCATGCCTGCTGGTGTTCGCATGATCGCGATGGATGAGGAAGCCGCGGCAATCGTGGCTTGCAGTGATGCGGCTCTGGACCTTGAGTTGCCTCCTCAGAGCCTGGCCTACGTGATCTATACCTCGGGATCCACGGGCAAACCCAAGGGCGTTCAGATCCCTCATAGTTCTGCGGTCAACTTCCTGCATAGCATGCGGAAGGCGATTGATTTCCAGTCCCACGATGTTCTGATGGCTTTGACGACCATCTGCTTTGATATCTCCGTCCTTGAGATCTTTCTGACTCTCGCCTCGGGTGCGACGCTCATCCTTATGGATTCCGAAAGCGCTCTGGATGGGAAAAAACTGGCCCAAACCATCGACGACTATGGTGTCACCTTCTTCCAGGCCACACCCTCAGGCTGGCGAATTCTGACGGAAAGCGGCTGGAAAGGCTCCGGGAATCTTACCGGACTTTGCGGCGGCGAAGCCTTTCCTCGGGACCTCGCGGAGAAATTAATTCCCCGGCTGAAGGCCATTTATAATGTTTACGGTCCCACAGAGGCGACCGTTTGGGCGACCTATCACCAGCTCACGAGCCCCGAGGATCACAAGATTATCGGCCGCCCTTTGGAAAACTATTCGATCCATATCCTGGATGAAAAGCTTCATCCTCTGCCGGCTGGTGAAATCGGTGATCTTTATATCGGCGGACAATCCCTGGCGCTCGGCTATATGAATCGCCCGGATCTGACGTCGGAACGCTTTCTGCCTAGCCCCTTCGTGCGTGGCGAACGCATCTACAATACGGGTGATCGGGCGCGTTTCGTCGACGATGGAGCGATTGAATATATCTCCAGGGCCGATGATCAGGTGAAGATCCGCGGCTATCGCATAGAGCTGGGCGAAATCGAAGCGGTTGCGAATACCCATGAAGCCGTAAAACTCTCGGCGGCCGTGGTTCATGAATTTTCACCCGGTGACCAGAGGATAGTGCTCTTCGTGAACGCGCGTCCGGCGTTGCCGTTCAGCGAGCATGAGCTCAAGGATTTCATGCGGAAGAGTCTTCCCGACTATTTCCTGCCGAATATGGTCAAGGTCATAGATGCCATTCCGCTGACGCATAATGGCAAAATTGATCGCAAGATTCTAAAGGCCTCCTGTGCCGCGAATGCCGAGCAGGAGCGCCCCAGGAACAAGAGCGGATCGACCGAGGATTTTCTGCGCGAGCTTTGGAAAAATCGTCTTAAGGTCAGTGATTTCTCGAACGACAGCACATTCTTTGATTTGGGTGGATATTCGCTCCTGGCCATTATCCTGGCCAAGGAAATCAGTGATGCCACAGGCAAGTCGATTTCTCTGGCCGATCTTCTGACTTCAACCTTCGAGCAGCTGGTCTATCGACTGGATCATGCGCCTGGTGAACAGCCGTCCGCCATGCAGCAGCCGCTTGAGAGAAGGAGCAGCCTCCAGTGA
- a CDS encoding S1 family peptidase, giving the protein MKRIMTFGLVLASVMINCGRAREPESSLMISKGTLVTASEPASKSTVMIQSAFGKCTGVIIDPQFVLTAAHCKAGVGLSTIYLYQGSVRVSPGIGVTGVALPNGVSAAKDDYMDDANVFADLALLKLEKPIPASYQAVGIFGETVAAGFPALAVGAGRHNNDAAQAQALQERTVSIASHKPQDGYVLVQGEVTNPGDSGGPLYVSNAESGRLQLMGIVHGREGHPVYWSVTRYTNVSTHAGWIAEAMQNLKSAP; this is encoded by the coding sequence ATGAAGCGTATCATGACATTCGGTCTGGTCCTGGCATCCGTGATGATCAACTGTGGGCGCGCGCGCGAGCCCGAATCGTCTTTGATGATCAGCAAAGGCACACTGGTGACGGCATCGGAACCTGCTTCGAAAAGCACAGTCATGATTCAAAGCGCCTTTGGCAAATGTACGGGCGTGATCATTGATCCTCAGTTTGTTTTAACAGCCGCACACTGCAAAGCCGGTGTGGGTCTCTCGACGATTTATCTTTATCAAGGGTCCGTAAGGGTGAGTCCTGGTATTGGGGTCACAGGCGTGGCCTTGCCCAACGGTGTGAGTGCGGCCAAGGATGATTATATGGATGATGCGAATGTCTTTGCCGATCTGGCCCTTTTGAAGCTTGAAAAGCCGATTCCTGCGTCCTATCAGGCTGTCGGTATTTTCGGGGAAACGGTCGCTGCCGGTTTCCCAGCTTTGGCTGTGGGAGCTGGGCGGCATAACAATGATGCGGCTCAGGCCCAGGCCCTTCAGGAAAGAACAGTTTCGATAGCCAGTCATAAGCCGCAGGATGGTTATGTGCTCGTACAAGGCGAGGTGACCAACCCAGGTGATTCGGGTGGTCCTCTTTACGTAAGCAATGCTGAAAGCGGACGTTTGCAGCTCATGGGCATCGTTCATGGACGCGAAGGTCATCCCGTGTACTGGTCGGTCACGCGATATACAAACGTGTCCACTCACGCGGGCTGGATTGCAGAGGCCATGCAGAATCTGAAGAGCGCGCCCTAA
- a CDS encoding FxsA family protein, with translation MLGRLLLLFMIMPFLELFVLIKVHQSVSQYWGSQNAWFFTLGMIFLAAIAGVSLAKNQGFRLLTQAQEQLRQGIPPSQTALQGLLMLGGATLLIIPGYITDVVGIFLLIPWTRSLVVKALKTWLGRQVQSGTFVVQQAGFYSQPGSLIQDANRGEIIDVEPIQK, from the coding sequence ATGTTAGGCCGCCTTCTTCTGCTCTTTATGATTATGCCTTTTCTTGAACTCTTCGTTCTAATCAAGGTTCACCAATCCGTGAGCCAATATTGGGGAAGCCAAAACGCTTGGTTTTTCACGCTGGGCATGATCTTTCTTGCCGCCATTGCAGGCGTTTCCCTGGCCAAAAACCAGGGCTTTCGCCTGCTAACCCAGGCTCAGGAGCAGCTGCGTCAGGGAATTCCGCCGAGTCAGACAGCTTTGCAAGGCCTTCTGATGCTCGGCGGCGCCACTCTTTTGATTATTCCGGGCTATATCACCGATGTCGTCGGTATTTTCCTTTTGATTCCCTGGACCCGTTCGCTGGTCGTCAAAGCCCTTAAAACGTGGCTGGGTCGGCAGGTGCAAAGCGGAACCTTCGTGGTGCAGCAGGCTGGATTTTACAGCCAGCCTGGCAGCTTGATTCAGGATGCGAATCGTGGCGAGATCATCGACGTCGAGCCGATTCAAAAGTAA